Proteins from a genomic interval of Sphingobacterium sp. SYP-B4668:
- a CDS encoding gliding motility-associated C-terminal domain-containing protein, with protein MRCLSRYLGIILAVLLFLSQGAMAQQGQTLHIVKGKKVTLRADATHAISYIWFRNNEPINGLHDQRIVVTEAGVYTVIALGDGCNSDLSDPVEIIVDPDGGEVTVDLEIRNLPDVNTAELGNTFNYQLMILNNGKIDATNLVVTFDLPSELEYLQPTGSYIGELVYNAERRQLIWKISTLQAKDSRALWISVKGIMDGQAITMAKVTAKESEHDLTNNEATSAVDIVFLHIPNVFTPNNDDRNETFFIKGLELFTKRSIHIYNRFGNEVFHAKHYENDWTAETLPQGTYFYILEVEGPEYKPRVFKGYVTVIRK; from the coding sequence ATGCGTTGTCTGTCCCGATACTTGGGGATTATCTTAGCTGTGCTGTTGTTCCTTTCTCAAGGAGCAATGGCGCAGCAGGGGCAGACTTTGCATATTGTTAAAGGTAAGAAGGTGACCTTGCGCGCCGATGCTACCCATGCTATTTCGTATATCTGGTTTCGAAATAATGAGCCAATCAACGGTCTGCATGACCAGCGTATCGTAGTCACCGAAGCAGGTGTATACACCGTTATTGCATTGGGTGATGGCTGTAATTCTGATCTGTCAGATCCCGTCGAAATCATTGTCGACCCCGATGGGGGTGAAGTTACTGTAGATCTAGAAATTCGCAATTTACCTGATGTTAATACAGCAGAGTTGGGCAATACATTCAACTACCAGCTCATGATTCTCAATAACGGGAAGATTGATGCGACCAATTTGGTTGTCACGTTTGATCTTCCTTCCGAATTAGAATATCTACAACCCACGGGAAGCTATATTGGCGAGTTAGTGTATAATGCCGAGCGCAGACAACTGATCTGGAAAATATCTACACTGCAAGCGAAAGATTCACGCGCATTGTGGATTTCTGTAAAAGGAATCATGGATGGTCAGGCCATCACAATGGCCAAAGTTACGGCCAAAGAATCGGAGCATGACTTGACGAACAATGAAGCCACTTCAGCAGTAGATATTGTATTCCTACATATCCCGAATGTCTTCACTCCTAATAATGACGATAGGAATGAGACCTTCTTTATAAAAGGACTGGAACTCTTCACCAAGAGAAGCATCCACATCTATAATCGATTCGGAAATGAGGTGTTCCATGCTAAACACTATGAAAACGATTGGACCGCCGAGACGCTCCCACAGGGCACCTATTTCTATATTCTCGAGGTAGAGGGACCCGAGTACAAACCGCGTGTATTCAAAGGATACGTCACGGTAATCCGTAAGTAA
- a CDS encoding trans-sulfuration enzyme family protein, whose product MDTPKIDFETLALHQQHTHDKYAHLQPIYATSTFTFDSAEQGMRRFTGEESGYIYSRFGNPTTDATARAIADLETWNITDTEGQPLQARALLTASGQAAMSTLFISTLQAGDAILATPSLYGGTHEFITKLLPRFGIKAYFSDMTDIHQVEDILKQTPEIKLVHFESPANPTMQCIDMEQIVQLAKRYNKLVSVDNTFATPYLQQPFKYGVDFIFHSTTKFLNGHGNAIGGVLIGRDTAAMNGHILHTYKLLGANSNAFDGFLVLQGIKTLALRMEQHCRNAMDLALFLTKHPEVEKVHYNGLSTHPDYDISRKQMRHAGSIMSIDLKGGYQKSVNLVNKLQICTRAVSVGTVDTLVSHPASMSHSGIPREIRLQTGITDGLVRISVGLEAIADIIADFEQALR is encoded by the coding sequence ATGGACACACCTAAAATCGACTTTGAAACTTTGGCTTTACATCAACAGCACACCCACGACAAGTATGCGCATCTCCAACCCATCTATGCCACCTCTACTTTTACATTCGACAGTGCCGAACAAGGTATGCGTAGGTTTACGGGCGAAGAAAGCGGATATATATATTCTAGATTTGGCAATCCGACTACCGATGCGACAGCACGGGCCATTGCCGACCTTGAAACTTGGAATATTACAGACACCGAGGGGCAGCCATTGCAAGCCCGAGCCTTATTGACCGCAAGTGGACAAGCCGCAATGTCTACCCTATTCATCTCTACACTCCAAGCAGGAGATGCCATACTCGCTACACCTTCTTTGTATGGCGGCACACATGAGTTCATCACCAAACTGCTACCTCGATTCGGGATCAAAGCATATTTTTCGGACATGACTGATATCCATCAAGTGGAGGACATCCTAAAACAAACTCCCGAAATAAAATTGGTACACTTTGAATCTCCTGCAAACCCAACCATGCAATGCATCGATATGGAGCAGATAGTCCAACTTGCGAAAAGATACAATAAGCTTGTATCGGTAGACAATACTTTTGCCACTCCCTACCTCCAACAGCCCTTTAAGTATGGCGTAGACTTTATCTTCCACTCCACCACCAAATTCCTGAATGGGCATGGAAATGCAATAGGTGGCGTATTGATAGGACGCGACACAGCTGCCATGAATGGCCATATCTTGCATACGTATAAATTATTAGGCGCCAATAGTAATGCATTTGATGGCTTTTTGGTCCTACAAGGAATCAAGACATTGGCCCTACGCATGGAACAACACTGCCGCAATGCCATGGATCTGGCCCTGTTCCTGACCAAGCACCCTGAAGTTGAAAAAGTTCACTACAACGGCCTCTCTACCCACCCCGATTACGACATCAGTCGCAAGCAAATGCGTCACGCAGGCTCGATTATGAGTATTGATCTAAAAGGAGGATACCAAAAATCTGTAAACTTGGTCAACAAACTCCAGATTTGTACCAGAGCAGTATCCGTGGGCACCGTTGATACACTGGTGTCTCATCCCGCTTCTATGTCACACTCCGGTATACCGAGAGAAATTCGGCTACAAACAGGGATCACAGATGGCCTAGTTCGTATCAGTGTAGGATTGGAGGCAATAGCAGATATTATAGCAGATTTTGAGCAAGCGCTCCGATAA
- a CDS encoding DUF488 domain-containing protein gives MQPQISIKRIYEKPDEEDGYRVLIDRLWPRGLAKENAKIDEWAKDIASSTEIRLAYAHVLERWEVFEAQYKKELTRNELLPTYLDKWEDQPTITLLYAAKDQQHSNAIVLKQYLEEYYKEQR, from the coding sequence ATGCAACCTCAGATTAGTATCAAACGGATATATGAAAAACCTGACGAAGAAGACGGATATCGTGTGCTTATAGACAGACTATGGCCAAGAGGGCTCGCTAAGGAAAATGCTAAAATAGATGAATGGGCGAAAGATATTGCTTCATCGACGGAAATTCGGCTAGCGTATGCACATGTTCTTGAACGCTGGGAAGTGTTTGAAGCACAGTATAAAAAAGAGCTTACCCGAAATGAACTCCTTCCCACTTACTTGGACAAATGGGAAGACCAACCGACCATCACACTGTTGTATGCTGCAAAGGACCAACAACACTCCAACGCTATCGTACTAAAGCAGTACCTTGAAGAATACTACAAAGAGCAGAGATAA
- a CDS encoding serine hydrolase domain-containing protein, producing MSKLKQIWLTYHLTRVSLVILLLLVCFTFDACKVVRFVVYNFADINDHKKFPSRPVHNGDEIFSFVSDTIGKAPAYLPINGQQVPFEAYLKDNKTVAFLIIKNDRIQYEKYWNDYDSASIVPSFSVAKSITSILIGCALDDKLIKSVDEPITNYIPELLPNGFDKVTIEHLLQMTSGLDFNEGYYNPFGHVATFYYGTNLRKAIKKLKLKRAPGEKFEYVSGSTQLLGLILERALQTKTISSYLEEKLWIPLQMEHDASWSLDRKKNGLEKTFCCINATARDYAKIGRLYLNGGNWNGKQIVSHSWVEQSTTPSDSPGSASYYQYQWWIPSKGTFLAQGILGQYIYVDPSKDLIIVRLGAGNGKADWWDVFAALSEVY from the coding sequence ATGAGCAAACTAAAGCAAATCTGGTTGACCTATCACCTCACGAGGGTATCACTTGTGATTCTCCTATTATTGGTTTGCTTTACCTTCGACGCTTGCAAGGTCGTCCGCTTTGTCGTGTACAATTTTGCCGATATAAACGATCATAAAAAATTCCCTTCTCGTCCTGTACACAACGGCGATGAGATTTTTTCATTTGTAAGCGACACGATCGGAAAGGCACCTGCATATTTACCCATCAATGGCCAACAGGTACCCTTTGAGGCTTATTTGAAAGACAACAAAACCGTCGCTTTTTTGATTATTAAGAATGACCGTATCCAGTACGAAAAATATTGGAATGACTACGATTCAGCTTCTATCGTACCTTCATTTTCAGTGGCAAAGTCCATCACCTCCATCCTTATCGGCTGTGCGTTGGATGACAAGCTGATTAAGTCTGTCGACGAACCTATTACCAATTATATCCCTGAACTACTGCCAAATGGCTTTGATAAGGTGACCATCGAACATCTACTGCAGATGACCTCTGGCCTAGACTTTAACGAAGGCTATTACAACCCCTTTGGCCATGTAGCAACTTTCTATTACGGCACCAATCTTCGTAAGGCCATCAAGAAGCTAAAACTCAAAAGAGCACCTGGAGAAAAGTTTGAGTACGTGAGCGGCAGCACCCAGTTATTGGGACTCATACTGGAACGTGCGCTCCAGACAAAAACCATCAGCAGCTATTTAGAAGAAAAGCTTTGGATTCCTTTACAAATGGAGCACGATGCGAGTTGGAGCTTAGACCGTAAAAAGAATGGTTTGGAAAAAACATTTTGCTGTATCAATGCCACCGCTCGAGATTATGCCAAAATCGGCAGACTATATCTCAATGGTGGTAATTGGAACGGGAAACAGATCGTTTCCCATTCTTGGGTGGAGCAATCTACCACCCCTAGTGATAGTCCAGGTAGTGCATCCTACTATCAGTACCAATGGTGGATACCGTCAAAAGGAACATTCTTAGCTCAAGGTATCTTGGGCCAATATATCTATGTAGATCCATCAAAGGACCTGATTATCGTACGACTGGGAGCTGGTAACGGGAAAGCTGACTGGTGGGATGTGTTTGCCGCTTTGAGTGAGGTATACTAA
- a CDS encoding FecR family protein, with amino-acid sequence MMKRNNTLKEIVQKYLLGKASLEEEARVDRFYQELESEKDITKEQSSLELQEIESRIFDNIKGQRHVRSLRRSRVAYWRWAAAVLLPLFLTGGYYWRLSDSPQIDLHNVAPGKMSANLIMESGEVYSLASLADLEQLEDKGIYREDSGLETAMHEIVTPRGGYYQLQLPDGTSVWLNAASSIRFPAHFENDKREVFLSGEAYFDVTHNEQAPFIVHTGLQSTKVLGTKFNITSYPGQHSDVVTLIEGSVEASSKHNEKVRMTPGHQAHIGQHIHYIALDNAVDVAAWRKGEFYFDNTPMREVMTMIGRWYNIEVNLENLPSNKLNGLINRNVPLNQLLDLIETTSNVKIITRDGKLSVDINQDK; translated from the coding sequence ATGATGAAGAGAAACAACACATTAAAAGAAATAGTACAAAAATACCTTTTAGGTAAAGCCAGCCTGGAAGAGGAAGCACGTGTAGATCGCTTCTATCAGGAATTGGAATCCGAAAAGGATATCACTAAGGAGCAATCTTCGCTAGAGCTCCAAGAAATCGAGTCCCGTATCTTCGACAATATCAAGGGGCAGCGACATGTTAGGTCATTGCGCAGATCGCGTGTAGCCTATTGGCGTTGGGCAGCAGCGGTACTCCTTCCTTTATTTTTGACAGGTGGGTATTATTGGAGACTGAGCGATTCCCCACAAATCGACCTGCATAATGTTGCCCCTGGGAAGATGAGTGCTAACTTAATCATGGAAAGTGGAGAGGTATATTCGCTAGCTTCCCTTGCTGACCTTGAACAATTGGAGGATAAGGGGATATATCGGGAAGATAGCGGACTCGAAACAGCTATGCACGAAATTGTGACACCAAGAGGCGGATATTATCAATTGCAATTGCCTGATGGTACCTCCGTGTGGCTCAATGCCGCAAGTTCGATTCGATTTCCGGCTCATTTCGAGAACGATAAAAGAGAAGTGTTCCTATCGGGTGAGGCCTATTTTGACGTGACACACAATGAACAAGCTCCTTTTATCGTCCATACAGGCCTACAGTCGACCAAAGTGCTAGGAACCAAATTCAACATTACATCTTACCCCGGCCAACACAGTGATGTGGTGACGCTAATAGAGGGTTCGGTGGAAGCATCGTCCAAGCATAACGAAAAAGTACGTATGACGCCTGGTCACCAAGCCCATATTGGACAGCATATTCATTATATCGCGCTAGACAATGCTGTTGACGTGGCCGCTTGGCGCAAAGGCGAATTCTATTTCGATAATACACCTATGCGAGAGGTCATGACCATGATAGGACGATGGTACAATATAGAGGTCAATCTTGAAAATCTACCGAGCAATAAACTGAATGGATTGATTAATAGAAATGTACCGTTGAACCAATTGCTGGATCTGATCGAGACGACATCGAACGTGAAGATAATAACTCGTGATGGTAAACTTTCTGTAGATATAAATCAAGATAAATAA
- a CDS encoding RrF2 family transcriptional regulator produces MGVFSKTCEYAIRAVFYIAQSSHEGRKVGIREIAEKVKSPEPFLGKILQNLSKEGLIQSSKGPNGGFFIDPEGLKKPIADIVMAVDGEQIFIGCGMGLDYCSEKNPCPLHNDFKKVRNQLSIMLKKTSIGQFNLELIKGNLTLCK; encoded by the coding sequence ATGGGTGTTTTTTCAAAAACATGTGAGTACGCAATCCGCGCAGTCTTTTATATCGCTCAAAGTTCCCACGAAGGTCGGAAAGTGGGCATCAGGGAGATTGCTGAGAAAGTAAAATCTCCAGAACCATTCTTGGGTAAAATTCTTCAAAATCTCAGCAAGGAAGGACTCATCCAATCGTCAAAGGGACCGAATGGTGGCTTTTTCATAGATCCCGAAGGGCTAAAGAAGCCTATTGCCGATATTGTCATGGCGGTTGATGGCGAGCAGATTTTTATAGGATGTGGAATGGGATTGGACTATTGTTCGGAAAAAAATCCTTGCCCCCTGCATAATGACTTTAAGAAAGTCAGAAATCAACTCAGCATCATGCTCAAAAAGACAAGCATTGGACAATTCAACCTTGAATTGATTAAAGGAAACTTAACGCTATGCAAATAG
- a CDS encoding group III truncated hemoglobin, with protein sequence MEKKDITSLEEIRLLVDTFYGRVRLDGLIGPIFNRLLDGRWEEHLKKMYAFWETLLLDEHTYFGSPFPPHAAMSLTPTHFETWLGLWRRTVYEFFEGEKADEAVLRGEKMATMFLSKIEYFNNLQSKPLT encoded by the coding sequence ATGGAAAAGAAAGATATAACATCATTGGAGGAAATCCGATTGCTGGTGGATACATTTTACGGCAGGGTAAGGTTAGATGGTTTGATTGGTCCTATCTTTAATCGACTACTCGATGGTCGGTGGGAGGAGCATTTGAAAAAAATGTATGCTTTTTGGGAGACCTTACTTCTGGATGAGCACACGTATTTCGGTAGTCCCTTTCCACCCCACGCTGCGATGTCACTTACGCCGACACATTTTGAGACTTGGTTGGGGCTTTGGCGTCGTACGGTCTATGAATTTTTCGAAGGAGAGAAAGCCGATGAGGCTGTCTTGAGGGGCGAGAAGATGGCGACGATGTTTCTGTCCAAGATTGAGTATTTTAATAATTTGCAGTCGAAGCCGCTTACCTAA
- a CDS encoding DUF542 domain-containing protein — translation MHITAQTLIGDLVRKYYNTTVVFHTYRIDYYCHGNRSLLEACDENTVDVDELVKQLQISLHIEDPHEVPYYKWSMDDLTAHIEKIHRYLQNELRDILGKVVAKGARAISEQRYWLELQRLLTLALGRLQHHHQKEELFSLPYFRKISLAKDSGEAIPSLEAEQLERHLDIMRQEHEVIANKVKRICNYVLASESQEQDEEKWLVRKLKNLDDQVRLYIHLENNVLFHKVTQINN, via the coding sequence ATGCATATCACAGCGCAGACTCTAATTGGCGATCTTGTTCGCAAGTACTACAATACTACCGTCGTATTCCATACATATAGAATCGATTATTACTGTCACGGTAATAGGAGTCTACTTGAGGCTTGTGATGAAAACACTGTTGATGTAGACGAATTGGTGAAGCAGTTGCAGATTTCGTTACATATTGAAGATCCGCACGAAGTCCCTTACTATAAATGGAGCATGGACGACCTTACTGCACATATTGAAAAGATACACCGCTACCTACAAAATGAATTGCGGGATATCCTTGGAAAAGTGGTGGCCAAAGGGGCGCGAGCCATTTCTGAACAAAGGTATTGGCTGGAATTACAACGTTTGTTGACCTTGGCCTTGGGCCGATTGCAGCATCACCATCAGAAAGAAGAATTGTTTTCACTCCCTTATTTTAGAAAAATATCCTTGGCCAAAGACAGTGGCGAAGCCATCCCATCATTAGAGGCCGAACAGTTGGAGCGACATTTGGATATCATGCGGCAGGAACACGAGGTGATTGCCAATAAGGTGAAACGTATTTGTAACTATGTGCTTGCCTCTGAATCACAAGAACAGGACGAAGAAAAGTGGTTGGTCCGGAAACTCAAAAATCTAGATGACCAGGTCAGGTTGTATATCCATTTGGAAAACAATGTCTTATTCCATAAAGTAACACAGATTAATAACTAG
- a CDS encoding YARHG domain-containing protein encodes MIDNLMKYLIALLFITSTLSGHGQTLTDCSSCSKQFLKADHIKDLSIDEIRYLTNDLFARKGYAFQDADIDAYYASKEWYKPVNANYTIEYSAIENQNIKLLQDRTKVLQGQRKLLIAELKKFKALVEAGNQQQLKTQFNYSLGQKDDFIKNVLDELFLDDIHWFKKEGLSSVTKDNGDMVKVYALKINDDRIVFEFGLQGGSSLGTLYPREQVTEASYIYIFSFKNQKLRFEEIIVAG; translated from the coding sequence ATGATTGATAATCTTATGAAATACCTAATTGCGCTATTATTTATTACCTCTACGTTGAGCGGCCATGGACAGACGTTGACTGACTGTTCTAGCTGTTCAAAGCAGTTTCTCAAAGCCGATCATATAAAAGATTTGAGCATCGACGAAATCCGTTATTTGACCAATGACCTTTTCGCTCGAAAAGGTTATGCCTTTCAGGATGCAGATATCGATGCCTATTATGCTAGTAAGGAGTGGTATAAACCTGTAAATGCCAACTACACTATTGAATACAGCGCCATAGAAAATCAAAATATCAAACTGCTTCAAGATCGAACCAAAGTGCTCCAAGGCCAACGGAAGCTGTTGATCGCTGAATTGAAAAAATTCAAAGCCTTGGTTGAGGCAGGTAATCAGCAACAATTAAAAACACAGTTTAATTATAGTTTGGGACAAAAAGACGATTTTATCAAAAATGTGTTGGATGAGCTCTTTTTGGACGATATCCATTGGTTCAAGAAGGAAGGACTATCTAGTGTTACCAAAGACAACGGCGATATGGTCAAAGTCTATGCTTTGAAAATAAATGACGATCGCATCGTCTTTGAGTTTGGTCTACAGGGAGGATCTAGTTTAGGTACCCTTTATCCACGGGAGCAGGTCACGGAAGCCTCCTACATCTATATTTTTAGTTTTAAAAATCAAAAACTGAGATTTGAAGAGATAATCGTAGCAGGTTAG
- a CDS encoding RNA polymerase sigma factor, whose product MNPIDLNYEFDAEAALLGELASGSHEAFEKLYRLHWVFVYNEAYKRLKDQNDAENITQDIFTTIWENRENTTIHNLKPYLFVLTKNKTLNFILKNKPTLITDYEEDLHDDSSPLKDLLTKEAYNNLNKKILSLPPQQRTAFAMRYQENRSTDEIAQEMGISVKTVRNHLGRAISAIRDILQFLILLFF is encoded by the coding sequence GTGAATCCAATTGATTTAAACTATGAGTTTGATGCGGAAGCTGCTCTGCTCGGCGAGTTAGCGTCTGGTAGCCACGAAGCATTTGAAAAACTTTATCGGCTACACTGGGTATTTGTCTACAATGAAGCTTACAAACGGCTAAAGGACCAAAATGATGCGGAGAATATTACACAGGATATTTTTACGACAATTTGGGAAAATAGGGAAAACACGACGATTCACAATTTAAAACCTTACCTATTCGTCCTGACAAAAAATAAAACGCTAAACTTCATCCTGAAGAATAAGCCTACCCTAATAACGGACTACGAAGAGGATTTGCACGACGATTCTTCACCATTAAAAGACTTGCTTACAAAGGAAGCCTACAACAACCTTAATAAAAAGATTCTTTCGTTGCCTCCTCAGCAGCGTACAGCTTTTGCAATGCGCTATCAGGAGAATAGATCGACTGATGAGATTGCGCAGGAGATGGGGATATCAGTCAAAACTGTTCGGAATCATTTAGGAAGGGCTATTTCCGCAATTCGTGATATCCTGCAATTTTTAATCCTGCTTTTTTTCTGA
- a CDS encoding alpha/beta fold hydrolase → MMNELSYFGSDGTPLFALALTCKLETPKSTIIFLHGGGPDHKSMLPLGEKFTDAYNVILPDLRGYGRSVCRNRSRYTWSQYSDDLMVLIALVNAPSVIVVAAGIGTTISLKTILKYPHSIQSLVLISIEDMEDDVQKELEIKLLESFASRVESDGIEAAWKPLLDSLSPVIGHMVQDAIHRSDAQSIAAAAAIVYDRSFQNIQELKDIAIPVLVIPGSDYRHPRALSESISKLLVKGHLAPVSLSDSIRTTQDFSNMLFSPIKDFVDQLEI, encoded by the coding sequence ATGATGAATGAGCTTTCTTATTTTGGTAGTGATGGAACTCCTCTTTTTGCTTTGGCATTAACTTGTAAATTGGAAACTCCCAAATCAACGATTATTTTTTTACACGGTGGTGGACCGGATCACAAAAGCATGCTTCCACTTGGTGAAAAGTTTACGGATGCATATAACGTCATTCTACCTGACCTTCGCGGATACGGACGCTCGGTATGCCGGAATAGAAGTCGATATACTTGGAGCCAGTATAGTGATGATTTAATGGTGTTGATTGCCCTTGTAAACGCTCCAAGTGTCATCGTAGTTGCTGCTGGTATCGGGACAACAATCAGCCTGAAGACCATTCTAAAATATCCGCATAGTATCCAAAGTCTAGTATTGATCAGCATCGAGGATATGGAAGATGATGTACAAAAGGAATTGGAAATTAAACTTTTGGAGTCATTTGCTTCACGGGTAGAATCTGATGGAATCGAAGCTGCTTGGAAACCATTGCTTGATAGTCTATCTCCAGTCATTGGACATATGGTCCAAGATGCGATACATCGGTCTGATGCGCAAAGTATCGCTGCTGCAGCCGCAATTGTATACGACCGCTCATTCCAGAATATTCAAGAGTTGAAAGATATAGCTATCCCGGTATTGGTTATCCCGGGTTCTGACTATAGACATCCTAGGGCGCTATCTGAAAGCATCTCCAAATTGCTGGTTAAAGGTCATCTTGCACCAGTTTCACTCTCTGATAGCATTCGAACTACACAGGATTTCTCAAATATGTTATTTAGTCCCATAAAAGATTTTGTAGACCAACTGGAAATCTAA